From the Papaver somniferum cultivar HN1 chromosome 2, ASM357369v1, whole genome shotgun sequence genome, the window tttcttttgtttgagctaatTTGATTAGTTAAAAGAGTTTTTAATcagtttaatttttgatttttgtttgagtTTAAGTTCGATCTGGTTTGGATTTTAAACCTAGAAAATTGGGGATTGTTTTTGTAGATTGGGAAAAAACAGCTCTATGTTATTTGTACTCGGTAATGTTATTTCTAGGTTTtggaattttagggaaaattttgtGATAATTTTCAATGTGAAGTGAAAAGCTTAGTGCTCTAGTAAGTGAAGATTAGTTACATGTTCTTTTAGGTAGTGAAATTCTTTCTACGAGAAATCATTGCTAAGCACTTAAATTGAGTAGGTGACACTTACAGGAGGTATTTGGATTTTATGTGGAGGAGAAAAAGCAATTTCTGATAAGCCACTTGGGAAATGAGTAAATCTAGAGTTACATCTGATAGCgtagttttgattttaattttatgaGTTTAAAACATTATAATCAGTATAGATACTTATGATTGTGTAGTGATTGAAATTAGGTCTCATAATGTTCCACGTAAGATGAGGTTTAAGCCTCAATAGCTTTGTGATATCAGCACCAAGACTTACACCTAGCTGGCACACATATGAAGATGATTCAGAGGCGGAATCTTTCTAAGAATCATTTTTATCATGTGAATTTGAATTAGTAACAAATGTATAGAGGAACTAATGTGAAGCATAGACAATCCTTGAAATATATAGAAGTAACTAACGACTCCAACTTTAAATGCAATCACATTTAAGCATTATAGATACCTGTATTTTGTAAAGGATGACAGTTCTaactttttcctttttgtttagTATGGGATTTGTTATATCCAAGAGTGCCCATCACATATCTGTATAAGGTAAAAAATCGTACAATTTTGGGTGGGCATTAGCCCAAGCTAGCCTAGTGTTGGATCCATCCATGATCACTTAAGTTGTCTAGGAGAAATCCTTCAAGAATTTTTTTAGAGGAAAAATGAGGCGTGCCTTATATATGCACACAAACATGTGTCTTGGTCCTGGAAAAAGATAACAAGTCAATCTTTTCTACTAGTTGATTAGTTTCGGGCCTATCTCAAACTCTTTCCTCTTATTGTGTGCATGAAATTGACGCCATGCAGTATAACTTATTTACGTATAatccctttttctttttctatagATTTGTGGTGACATCCATGGACAGTTCTACGACATGAAAGagcttttcaaagttggaggggATTGTCCGAAGACGAACTACTTGTTTCTTGGTGATTTTGTTGATAGAGGATTTTACTCTGTCGAGACATTTCTACTGTTACTAGCCCTTAAGGTGACATTAAACTTATTTCCTCAAGGATACTTATTGATATTTATTTACAAGAGTAGATctgtgcttttttttttcttacttggGGAATTATGACCCTACAATTTCTTAGGAATCTAGGATTGATTATGTTCGCGTAGTTAGTCAATGGATCTTCATGGGACCTGTTGTGTTTGGAATTCATCTTAGCAAGTGTTAGGGAAGTATTTGATACCGTTGTTCATTATAGTGTTGCTTTTTATCCATCATTATTCCCGTCACAAGAAATATAGTTTATATAAATGATCTCTGCTAGTATTTCCATTAGTCTAGTATAATGCTTAAAACCAAGTGCATTACGTTCTCATGGAGGGGTCTGAATAGCGATGCAGGTTTTCAACAGATATTTATAGTTTTATTTCATCCTGGGATATTAATCATATCACAGCTATATTATGTTGCGACAGCTCACAATATAGTTGCCAAGGGATAATTGGTTGCTCTCACTGCTTGACCAGTTTTTTGATGCCTATGGGTGGCTTACCAAATTAGTCTGTAAGTGTCGGTACATGGGTTGTGCATTATTGGGTGTTCTCAACAGTTCAACTCCCTGAAAGTatgaaaaataatttaaaataaactTCTCTGAGAAGCCATTCCCAGTTAATCTCCTCAAATGGTAATAGTATTGCGCATAAATATCATGGTTTGTATAGTACATCTTGTTATTCGTTAAAGATGGCAACTTGGCAGATCACTTCAAAAGCTTGAGAAATTGGTGTGGCCATAATTAGCTCCTGTCGGTTTGCAGATATATCTTGCTCAAAACGAATTTAGAAAACCAGAACAAATTGGCAACACAATGGTTCTCTTGTTAATCTAATGGTCTGTATGTCTATCATGAGGACCTAGTAAGTGGTGATAGTATAGTTACTCTTATGTTCTATATAGTGTAATGTTGGATACTTGGGAAGAGGGATTTGTGGTATCAGGAGTAGAGTGTAATGGCAGTGGTAGACATAGGGTGAGGGGATGTTGCTCATGGATACCTAGAAATGCACGATCATATTAAGGAGACAGGACGAACCTAATGCACTAATAATACTTGCAGCTGTATGGACTATGTAAAAATTACTGAAATGATTTCGGGTGAAGGGATATGTGAAACTTAAATTTATAGTATTTATGTATGTCTCACCAGCAAATGGAGAAATCACTAAAATTCGGTCTAATTTGCCTGACATGAACTACAACTTGTGGTTACTTTGATTCTTGGAACTAACTGTAATAGCATCTGGTTGGGCCTCTTACAAGGCTTATGTTGCATGAATTCTAGTAAACGGCGGTAAACTACGTGCTGTAGTCTAACACTCCGTGAATCTTAATGACAGCTTTATATTTTTGTGATAGTACTTCCTGGAACTTTGGATTAAACTTTTCCTTACTCGCAGGTTAGGTACCCTGATCGGATAACACTTATAAGAGGAAATCATGAGAGTCGGCAGATCACACAGGTTGAATTCTCACATGCTATTTCATGCAAGCCTCACATGCTATTTCATGAAAGCCTTTCCACTAGCTTATCATATACATAACTTCTACTTCTTTGTCGTCTTTGCCAGGTTTACGGGTTCTACGATGAATGTCTTCGCAAATATGGTTCTGTAAATGTTTGGAGATACTGCACAGATATCTTCGATTATCTAAGGTTGATAGTTTATCTTCTCTCACTAGATATATGGTGTATTTACTCGTTCTACTGTGAAGAGTGTCTGAAATACAGAGCACGATTAGTTTTGGAATAGGCTTCCACGGTCCTCTTCATGTTATGCACTTGGAGGAACATGGGTGCTTGATCCCCATCAAAGAAAAATTCACTGTGCGCATGAACATGCTACAAGCAAGGGATTTGTTGGTGCATATCATTGTTCAGTGTTTTTATATCTAGTGTATGTGCTAGTAGGGGTGATGAGAAAACACAAAGCCGATTTTCTTAATCAGGGACTTGAAAGATCTCAGTGAAGAGAGGGTTTCTCAACCTAGAATGGATGTTTTGCTGACAGACTGACCTTAGAATGAACTTTGTGGATTCCCTACATTTCATCTTTCCCGTTGAACTTAAATTTTGTCTCTGATATGTCGTGACGCTTTCTTACAGTCTGTCTGCACTCATTGAGAACCGAATTTTCAGTGTTCATGGTGGTCTTTCTCCAGCTATTTCCACACTAGACCAGGTCGGATCTCAGACCTTCTGTATTCATTACTAACTTGAAGCCTGTGCTATCTGATAATTGACTGAATTATATTCGACAGATTAGAACTATTGACCGGAAGCAGGAAGTACCTCATGATGGTGCCATGTGTGACCTTCTATGGTCAGACCCTGAAGACATGGTTGATGGTTGGGGTTTAAGCCCTCGTGGTGCAGGGTTCTTGTTCGGTGGAAACGTGGTCACATCTTTTAACCACGCAAATAATTTGGATTACATTTGCCGTGCTCATCAGTTAGTAATGGAAGGATATAAATGGATGTTTAACAATCAGATAGTTACAGTATGGTCTGCTCCAAACTATTGTTACAGGTTAGTATTTTCTGCTTTATCCAACTGTGCAACTTACAATCTCCTTTATGAAGCAGTTTGTACTCATTCTTGGATGTTATCAGATGCGGTAACGTGGCTGCTATTCTTGAGCTGGATGAGAATTTGAACCATAAGTTTCGGGTGTTTGAAGCAGCTCCACATGTTTGTGCTTTAAAACTCTTGCTCTTTTTTTCACTTCATTTAAAAGGGCAGCAGATGCTCTTGTTTGTCAAATGTAGTCTGTTATTTTATCTTTCTTGTTAAAACTCTTTAACTTTTATGATTATTAAGATTGAAGGATTCAAATACAATAATGCAGGAATCTAGAGGGGCTCCTTCAAAGAAACCGGCACCAGATTATTTCCTCTAAGATTGAATTGGAAATGTTCTGGAATATTATCTTCGAGTGCATTTGAGCCGAGTCATGCGTTGGTAGCAAATTGTGTGGAAGGCAAGCGAGGTGAGAGATAATGTAACGGCTCTATAAATGGCCTTAGGGGGCCTTCCATATTGGAGCCATTGGGTCATGATCATCTCTTATTGATGTCGAGTTTGcgattttggtcttttttctcTTAATTGGTGGGGGTGTTTACAGTTTTATTTGTAAGAAAATGGAAATGTATTTCTTTATACATATACGAGTTCATTCATTGTAATAGATAGAACCCCTAGGTCACGCCCCACCTGCAAAAGACAAATTTGAAAAGAAAGGTTCAGATGAAGAGACGCAGCAGGATAAGAGGATTCAAGCCAGGGTGATTTTTTTCGTATTTTTCTCAGAAAATTAATCATGAAAAATCATTTGCAAAAATATCTGTATGGTCATTTCCTAATGGaagagtttttgattgatttgattagcACCTCTCTCTAGGTTGTCAGTGGCGTGAGGCGGAAACTCATAAGTAAACCCACCAGAGAATAATCATGCCCACTTTCATTTTCAGATAAAAACTGTGGTGATTTTTGATGGGAGACCTTACATCGTTGGTGATAATTATGTTTCATCCATACTTGGTCTGCTATTCCATCTTGATACACTTGCAACTTCTCAAAATACAAAATGCGGTGAGCATATTCTATTTGTACACTGCTAGAGGGATGGAAGTCTGGTCTTGGTGTTGGTAGGTAAACAGTGATGTGTGTTGTGTTGTGTGTCGAATGACGCACACGCCAGCATATAAATGTGGAGCATCCTTTCATTGTGGCTGCGGCCGGCGGCCGACACCGTCTTGTGTGCTAATTAGTCCAAACAGCAGGGACAAAATATAAGATTTGTTGCGTGTAAAGTTAAAGATAACGGGATAAAGAAATAGCAACTTGTTAGGTAGTGGATGTAGGGTGGTTATACAAAAATACAAATGTAAGAAAGATTATTCTAAGCTTAATCAGGGGAATTGGAATCCTATGTAATATGGTtctatttaaaacaaaaataaagtacGAAGAATGGAAGGTTTGACAATTGAATAACAGGTGGTGATCAAGAAGAGAAATTAGATGCCATCTATGATTGGTCCCATTTCCAAGGGAAATTGAATTATTAATTAAGAAACAACAATTGACAGATCCTATccgtccttttttttctttccttttcttgcCAGTTGCTTACAACTTAACCAACTTAATTTTTTGTTTCATCAAAACTGACCATGGAAACTGACTTTTGCTCATGTAGTGCTTCTCTAAACTGGAAATAGCATGGGAGGTTGAGCATCATCCAATGAAAATGCATGAACACTTCTCATATGCCATTCAATATGAAGTCTTTGCAAAGAGGCATCTCTCACTTTTCTTATAAACCCCCCACTACTGCATCTACCAACAGTATTATTCAGTTGTTGCTGATCTTTACTTGTATCTGTAAATttgacagaaaaaaaaaagaaatgttaTTTTGATATACGCTCCGGTCTTCATCTCACTATTATTATTATGGTTACTTAAGCTCATAAGCAGATACCAACCTCATTGACAacaatttaaaaaaaacaaaaaataaaaaagagcaTGGGCAAAAAGATATTAAAAATCATGAACCAAACAGCAAGTAAACTTTAGCTTTGCTAGAAGCAGTAGTATTAGTAGGGCTTCTCTTTAGTGTCACAGACCATgtgcacaaaaaaagaatttagtaaaatataaaccaaaaaagaaaagcaATTGTATATGTTTCTGCACTTTGACAAACATATCACATCTTTATGAAATCCCTTCATTTTTACTCTTTCACTTTCCAAATATAAATATGAGAATACTTCTGGTAATGATGTGTTTATGCTTGAAAATTCCAGCTCTAAAGCTGTGTGAGTTCTCATCAGTTCCTTACTTACTAACATGTGGGATGatctctacttgaaattattttcctaatcagttttAAAAATCAAGTATTATTATTATTGAGTTATTAAAAATTGAGTTGGTTTCCTTTTGGTTTTTTAAACTCCTACTTTTACTACTTTGGGATGTATCTTCTTCTTTCATTTCTTTGACATATAAATATCTTTATATAATTAACAAAGGAACATCAAAACATTTGAGAATTTCACTTGCTTTCTGTGGTGAAATGGGTCTAACTGGAGGGATAGTCAGGAGCGTCTTCACCAAGAACCGTTCCGTCAGTTCGCAGGATGGCAATGTACGTCTCTTTGATtcgtgttgttgttgctgctttcACTTTTGGTTTGGATTTTCACAGTTGAATTCTGTTCTTAGTCTGTcactgtcttttttttcttcttctgaaagtTAGTTGAAGTTTAGGATTATCAGTTTTTTGTTCTTTATTTGATCTTATTAGGTGAGGAATTATGGTGCAGACAAGAGAAAATGGATTTCTGTCAGATCTTATTTGTGTGGAGATGAACAATTTAATTCAGTTGTTGCTGAAGAGGATTCAGCATCAATTAGGAGTTCTGAAGCTACTGTAACACAACCAATAATAGAAGAATTTAATAGCGAAGCTGAAATCCAAAGTGAAGAGAGTGAACATGATGAGCCTACCGTCACCGAGGAGGAAACACAGAATTCGCCTACAAAATTCTCAAACGAGGATATTGCAGCCGTGGAAGATAATGCAGCTATCGTTATTCAGTCGGCCGTCAGACGCTTTCTGGTTCACACTCATTTCCTTTGAATATTTTCTGAATCATGCCATGTACTTAAATTTTTCTAATGTGTGTTTCCAAATCCATGATTTCTGATTATGTTTTTGTTCAGGTCAAGTGCCGAACTCGAGCAGTTGAAGACATGGAAGTTATGGAAAATGTAACTGAAGGAAAACAAAGTCCAAGCAGGGAGTCAATAGCTACATCAATTGAAGCACAAACTGGAGGTTCAGTGGAAGCTCTTGCAGTTCGGGAGGAAAACATACCGTTTCAACACCGAatgcaaaagaaatcacaaaccaaCATATGGAAGCTAAAGGTAATTACTACCATTAGTAAAGCGTACTCGAATGTTAGACCAAAAATACCTGCTTAGAAGCAAGAAAAAATCATAACTGAAATGATATGCATAATATGCCATGTTTTGTCATCTGCAGGAAGATTGGGATGATAGCACTGTAAGCAGCAACATATCTAAACTGAGGATTCAGAACAGGCTTGAAGCAACAACGAGGCGCGAGAGAGCTCTAGCTTACTCGTTTTCTCAACAGGTAATACTCATGTATAATGTGGGAGGGTCTCTCTAGAGGTTTATTAGACTTTTTTACTGGGAAACAGCGTGACTGTGGTTCTTATATGTTGATAGCTAAGGATTTGTTCAAAGAAGAAACCATCACGGTCAGATTCATCGGAAACAAACATGGGTTGGAGTTGGCTAGAGAGATGGATGGCAACTCGAATTCCAGAAGCCACCTCAGTTGATGATCGTATGAGCAGTCGGCTTGAACCCATTTCCAGCGACCGTAGACCGATAATCATTAAGAGAAATTTTGATGCACCCGGGGAAGAGGAGAGCTGTGGATCTAACGAGGTGTCGCTTGGGGTTGATATCCTCACTATACCTGCACCCAATGCAGCTGAAATCTCGAAACCAGTAAAGAACACGCTGAAAGCTACCAAGAATGGACCCAGGCGTAAGAATGCCTCCAACACGCGATACTCGAAGGTGGATTTCAGAATTGCAGCGACTATTTTTTCCCCATTAGTTGGCTAAATCAGTTCCCATATCCTCTGATGCTGTTGGTTTTTCCATTTTGTTACAGGCAAGCAAGAAAAGTTTAAAAGAAGCTGAGAAAGAGAGAAAACACAAGCAGACACAACATGGGACTGCTACAACAGAAGTGAAATGCAAAGACGCAGTAGTATCCCAGTTACCTTCATGACTGTCAGCGACGGAGAATAGTTCTTATACATAAAGCTTTTTAAGTGTTTCTCGAAAAGATTGGCCTGTGCTTCCTATGTA encodes:
- the LOC113348502 gene encoding serine/threonine-protein phosphatase PP-X isozyme 2 gives rise to the protein MSDLDRQIEQLKRCEPLKESEVKALCLKAMEILVEESNVQRVDAPVTICGDIHGQFYDMKELFKVGGDCPKTNYLFLGDFVDRGFYSVETFLLLLALKVRYPDRITLIRGNHESRQITQVYGFYDECLRKYGSVNVWRYCTDIFDYLSLSALIENRIFSVHGGLSPAISTLDQIRTIDRKQEVPHDGAMCDLLWSDPEDMVDGWGLSPRGAGFLFGGNVVTSFNHANNLDYICRAHQLVMEGYKWMFNNQIVTVWSAPNYCYRCGNVAAILELDENLNHKFRVFEAAPHESRGAPSKKPAPDYFL
- the LOC113348504 gene encoding protein IQ-DOMAIN 1-like, giving the protein MGLTGGIVRSVFTKNRSVSSQDGNVRNYGADKRKWISVRSYLCGDEQFNSVVAEEDSASIRSSEATVTQPIIEEFNSEAEIQSEESEHDEPTVTEEETQNSPTKFSNEDIAAVEDNAAIVIQSAVRRFLVKCRTRAVEDMEVMENVTEGKQSPSRESIATSIEAQTGGSVEALAVREENIPFQHRMQKKSQTNIWKLKEDWDDSTVSSNISKLRIQNRLEATTRRERALAYSFSQQLRICSKKKPSRSDSSETNMGWSWLERWMATRIPEATSVDDRMSSRLEPISSDRRPIIIKRNFDAPGEEESCGSNEVSLGVDILTIPAPNAAEISKPVKNTLKATKNGPRRKNASNTRYSKASKKSLKEAEKERKHKQTQHGTATTEVKCKDAVVSQLPS